AATGGCGCACCGGACGTTTTGATATTGTTCCGGGTGATGAAGAAGAATTCATACCTTTGCCTGAATGATGGAGCATTTCCAGTAAAAGTGCGCAGCGGTTTTGCGTCGGATAATGCGACAAAACAAAAAGTGGTCGCATATGACACGATGTCTCGCCATGTGCATGTGCGCTTTGGCAAGCTTGATCTGCACTGGCAGCTGCTATACCGACAAATAAAATTCAAACCAGAAACAGGTTGTTTTCATGTCCCGACCCATCACCCCTTTGCTCGACAAGGCACCGACACCGGAAGCCCTGCGCGCATTGCCGGAGCAGGATTTGCCGAAGCTTGCGGAAGAACTGCGTGCCGAACTGGTGGATGCGGTCTCAACAACGGGCGGGCATCTTGGGGCTGGGTTGGGCGTGGTGGAACTGACCATTGCGCTGCATCATGTCTTTGATACACCGCATGATCGCATCATTTGGGATGTGGGTCATCAGGCCTATCCGCACAAAATTCTGACCGGGCGCCGTGATCGTATCCGCACGTTGCGTCAGGAAAACGGGCTGTCCGGTTTCACCAAGCGCGCTGAAAGCGAATATGATCCCTTTGGCGCGGCACATTCTTCGACGTCGATCTCTGCCGGTCTTGGCATGGCCGTCGCAGCCGACCTTTCGGGTGAAAAGCGCAATGTGATTGCAGTTATCGGTGATGGCTCCATGTCAGCCGGTATGGCCTATGAGGCGATGAACAATGCCGGTGCGCTTGATGCACGGCTGATCGTCATCCTCAACGACAACGACATGTCGATTGCGCCGCCAACGGGTGCGATGAGTGCTTACCTCGCGCGGCTCGTTTCTGGCAAAACCTATCGCAGCGTGCGTGAAGCCGCCAAGCAGGTTGCAAAGAAACTGCCGAAGTTCTTGCAGGACAAGGCGCGCAAATCGGAAGAATTTACCAGGGCCTTCTTTACGGGCGGTACGCTGTTTGAAGAGCTCGGCTTTTATTATGTCGGGCCGATCGACGGGCATAATCTTGATCATCTGTTGCCGGTTCTCAAAAATGTGCGCGATGCGCAGGAGGGCCCGGTGTTGATCCATGTGGTGACGCAAAAGGGCAAGGGCTATGCACCTGCGGAAGCTGCCGCCGATAAATATCACGGCGTCACCAAGTTTGATGTGATTACCGGCAAACAGTCCAAGCCACCGGCGAATGCACCGAGCTATACCAAGATTTTCGGCACCAGCCTTATTGAAGAAGCCCGTCACGATGACAAGATCGTGGCTGTGACAGCGGCGATGCCGACCGGCACCGGCCTAGATCTGTTTGGTGAAGTGTTTCCAAAGCGCACATTTGATGTCGGCATTGCCGAACAGCATGCCGTTACTTTTGCCGCTGGTCTTGCGTCCGAAGGCTATAAGCCGTTCTGTGCGATTTATTCGACCTTTCTTCAGCGCGGCTATGATCAGGTTGTGCATGATGTGTCGATCCAGAACCTGCCCGTACGTTTCCCGATTGATCGCGCTGGTCTGGTGGGGGCCGATGGCCCAACCCATGCCGGTTCGTTCGATACCGGCTTCCTTGCAGCGCTTCCCGGTTTTGTGGTGATGGCCGCATCTGACGAAGCTGAACTGCGCCATATGGTGCGCACGGCTGCGGAATATAACGAAGGTCCGATCTCCTTCCGCTATCCGCGTGGTGATGGTGTCGGCGTGGAACTGCCAGAACGTGGCTCGGTGCTGGAAATCGGCAAGGGCCGTATTGTGCGCGAAGGCACCAAGGTCGCACTCCTGTCCTTTGGGACACGCTTGCAGGAATGTCTGGGTGCTGCCGATGAATTGGCTGCAGCAGGTCTTTCGACAACGGTTGCCGATGCGCGTTTTGCCAAGCCGCTTGATCATGACCTGATCCGTCGTCTTGCGCGTGAGCATGAAGTGCTGGTAACCATTGAAGAAGGTGCGGCAGGTGGTTTCGCTGCTCATGTGCTGCAATTCCTTGCAACCGATGGACTGCTGGATCGCGGCCTGAAAGTGCGCGTGCTGACCCTGCCGGATAGCTATCAGGATCACGCCAAGCCGGAAGTCATGTATGCCAATGCAGGCCTCGATCGCGCTGGTATTGTGCGCATCGTCTTCGCGGCGCTTGGCCGTGAGGAAATCGCGGCACCGTTCCGCGCATAAGTGATGAGCGAGCAATCACCCGATAACCGCCCGCGTCTAGACCAGTTGCTGGTTGATCGCGGCCTGTTTGCCACGCGTTCGCGTGCGCGCGACGCAATCCAGCGCGGCACGGTGAAGGTTGATGGCAAGCCCATCACCAAGCCGGGGCAGAATGTTCTTCGCACAGCTGAACTGACTGTGGATGATCCCGCAAGTGCCTATGTCTCGCGCGGTGCTCTCAAACTGATTGCTGCGCTTGATCACTTCAATCTCAATGTGAACGGGCTGAATGCGCTTGATATTGGCGCATCGACTGGCGGCTTTACGCAGGTGCTGCTTGAGCGTGGAGCCAATCATGTCGTCGCTATCGATGTCGGACACGATCAGCTGCATCCGACATTGCGCAATGATCTGCGTGTGACCAACAAGGAAGGCGTGAATGCGCGTGCGCTCGAATTCAGCCATCTCGACGGGCGCGATATTGGTTGTGTTGTTTCGGATGTGAGTTTTATCTCGCTAAAACTCGCTCTGCCGCCGGCATTGGCGTTTGCGCAAAAAGATGCTATCTGCGCGCTTCTCGTAAAGCCGCAGTTTGAAGCCGGGCGCGAAGCCATCGGCAAAGGCGGCATTCTGCGTGACCCGCAAGACGGCGAACGCATTGCGGAAGAATTGAAAGCATGGCTTGAGACGCAGCCCGGTTGGCGTGCGCTCGGCCTTTGCCCGTCACCCATTGAGGGCGGCGACGGCAATCGTGAATATCTCTTGGCAGGAAAGAAAGATTTATGACGACGCAAGTGACAATCCGCTCGATAGGTGCGGGCGGCGATGGCGTCGCCAATCTTCCCGATGGCCAGCTGTTTGTGCCTTTCACATTGCCGGGCGAAGTGGCCAATGTCGCGCGCGAAAAGAACCGTGGCACAGTGATGGCGCTGCTCGAAATCTCTGATGAACGGCAAGATCCGTCATGCCAGCATTTTGAAGAGTGCGGAAGTTGCGCGCTTCAACATTGGCAGGACGAACCTTATCGCGCATGGAAGCGCGACCTTGTCGTCTCCGCTCTCAAGGGCCGTGGACTTGATGTCGATGTTGAGCCGCTGGTCGCTTGCCAGCCGCAGTCGCGCCGTCGCGCAACTTTTGCGGCACGCAAGACGGAAAAGGGCATGTTGCTCGGCTTTAATCGTCACCAGAGCCACGAGATTATCGATCTTGTCGAATGCGCCGTCACAGTGCCTGAAATCATCGCGCATCTTGATGACTTGCGTGAAGTTGGTGCATTGATTGCGCCCGGTTCCAAGCCGTTCAAATTAACTGCAACTGTTACGGCCTCAGGGCTTGATCTGGCAGCAAGCGGCTGCGGTAAACTCAGCGATGAGCAACGCCGTGCGCTGACCGCCCTTATTATGAAAAAGGGCTTTGCCCGCCTTTCGCATGAAGGCGAAATCATCGTTGAGCCGAAAAAGCCGATCATCCATTTTGGCAAAGTGCCGGTTCCGGTGCCTCCGGGTTGTTTTTTGCAGGCAACAATTGAGGCTGAAGAAGCAATGGTATCGCTGGTTCAGGCGCATCTCGGCAAGGCCAAGCGCGTTGCAGACCTCTTCTGTGGTGTCGGCACATTCGCGCTGCGCATTGCAGAAAAAAGCGCAGTCCACGCGATTGAAAACGATGCGCCAGCACTCGCGGCCCTTGATCGCGGCGTGCGCCATGTGCAGGGTTTAAAGCCTGTTTCGGTTGAACGACGCGATTTGTTCCGCCGCCCGCTGATGCCAAAGGAACTGCTGCCTTATGATGCGGTGGTGTTTGATCCGCCGCGTGCAGGCGCTGAAGAGCAGGCGCAGGAATTGGCCAAATCCAAAGTTGGGAAGGTGGTTGCCATCTCTTGCAACCCGGTAACGCTGGCTCGCGATCTCGCTATTTTGGTGAAGGGCGGCTACCGCATTACCCGCGTGACACCGATTGACCAGTTCCTCTGGTCGCCGCATGTTGAAGCCGTGGCGACGCTGGTGAAGAAGTAGAACACTTTATCGCAGTAACACTTGCATCTCACATTAAGAGTCTGGCTGTTCGCAATTGTTACTGGCTGACGGGTGTTTTCGGGATTCCCCTCGCTGCCGGATATTGCAGTAAAATTCGACTTTGCTAAAAAATGCAGACCTGATTGGGTGATTTTTACCCATTCAGGCTTTTCATTTCATGGCCTTGCATAGGATGTTTCTGTGCGTCGCATTGCCATGTTCATATCGCGTTTTGTGCAGATTTTGCCGACAGGCTGCAAGACGTATCACCGGCGCGGTTCTCCTCCCAATCGTGAATAGCGCCCTGCGATAGACGATTATAAAATGACTGAACATAGCTCTCTGCCGGACCTGAACGGCGTTTTTCCTGCTCGTGAAATCAAAATCAAAAAACATGGATTGGCGCATCTTCTGCTGTATCCGTTTCTCAGCATCATCTTTGCTTTTGCGAGTGTTGGTATTGCTGTTGCCTGGTTTCCGGGGCTTTACAAAGACCACCTGATTATGAACGATCCGCTCGTTCTCGAAGATGCTTCTGTTAATGACGGCCAGTGCCGCTCAAAGAAAATGACGGTCAATTGTAAGGCGGTCATAGTCTATGATTACGACGGCAAGCGCCGCGTCAAACCCATAGAATTCTCATTTGTGAGCTTATCAAGCGGGGATTATGAAACCGATGTTGTCATGCAGCGGTCTGATCCTGAAAATGTTACGTTGACGCTTGCTATCGACGAATTCTGGAACCGCTTGGCGTTTGATATCGGCCTGTTTGCAATCATGCTCGCAATGTCTGTGCTGTTTCTGGTTCGCTTCATCCGTGTCAGGGGCAGTGCATCGGCGATGAAATCAGCTGCTGCTTTGCGCTTCGCATGGGCGAAAATTACGGCCAGCAAGAAGCATTTGGGTGCAACCAATATTACTTATAATCCGCTTGATACGACGCATAAGAAAAAGAGCATCGTTTCGCGATTCTCGAAAAAAGAAGCACCATTTATGCGTTATGCCGAAGCGGAAGACGAGACTTATGGCATCGTGGCCATACATCCGACGGCATATTTTCCCGTCCTGCTTGATGAGAATTTTGAGCGTCTTGAACTCACCGGACCAGAGCGTGAATCGGCGTTGAAGGCACTGGCAGCGCAAATTGCAAGCTGATTAAAAAAGGGCGGTAATTCCGCCCTTTTGTTTACCGCAAAGCCCAATCAACCGCTGCTTCGGCATGAAGCCGTGTGGTATCGAATACCGGCACAGGGCTGTCTGTCTGACCGATTAGCAGCATGATCTCCGTGCAGCCGAGGATGATGGCCTCGGCACCGCGCTCAACAAGGCGGTTGATGACCGCGCGGTATTCTTCACGCGATGTATCGCGCACATCGCCCACTACCAGTTCCTGATAGATGATGTCGTGCACGGTTTTGCGGTCGGCATCGTCGGGCGTTAGAACCTCAAGCCCATATTTTGCGGCGAGGCGGCCTTTGTAAAAATCCTGTTCCATCGTGAACGCGGTGCCGAGCAGTCCGACTTTTGAGAAGCCTGCGGCCTTAATCTTTTCTGCTGTCGGATCGGCAATATGCACAAGCGGGATCGATGTGGCGCTTTCAATGTCAGCGGCCATTTTATGCATGGTGTTGGTGCAGATCAGGATGAAATCCGCGCCTCCTTTTTCAAGGTTTTGCGCGGCTTCAATCATCAGTGTCGTCAGCTCGTCCCATTTGCCCTGATGCTGGAGATGTTCGATTTCGGCGAAATCCATCGACCACATAAGGCTTTTGGCAGAATGCGTGCCACCAAGTCTTGTGCGGACTTCGCGGTTGATAATGCGGTAATATTCCTGCGAGCTTTCCCAGCTCATCCCGCCGATCAATCCAATCGTTTTCATTTCTGCCTCCCACATAGAATTAAGGGCGGATCGCTCCGCCCTTTTGGTGTTTATGCAATCGGTTCAGAACCACGATTACATCTTTTCGATGATTTTCGGATCGCCTTCATGTGCGCGGCCATTGGCAGCGAGGATTGCAGGCACGATGTCTTTTGCATCATCAATCACCAGTGGCTTAACCTGATGGGCGGTATGAATGAAGCCCTCAGTGGTCATGTGCTCAAGCAATGTGAGCATTGGCTGCCAGAAATTGTTGATATTGGCAAAAACCATCGGTTTGCGATGCTTGCCCAGCTGCGCCCATGTCATCATTTCCACGATTTCTTCAACCGTGCCAATGCCGCCGGGGAGGGTGACGAAAGCATCCGACTTCTGGAACATCAGATGCTTGCGTTCGTGCATATCGCCAACCACGATCAGCTCGGTCAACTCCTGCGCCTTTTCAAGGCTTGCTTCCTTGTCGAGCAGGAAGGTGGGAATAATGCCGGTGACTTCGCCGCCCGCTTCCATCACGCCTTGCGCAACCGCGCCCATAATGCCGCGCGTACCACCGCCATAAACAAGGCGAATGTCGTGTTCAGCAAGCGAGCGGCCAAGCGTGAGGCCCGCTTCGCGATAGATTGGATTTAAGCCCGTTGAAGAGCCGCAATAAACACAAATGGATCGAATCTGAGACATGATTTCTTGTGCGCTTTTGCGGTTTCAGCGTCAAGCGTCTCAAGCTATAACTGTCACGAAGCATCAATGAGGCAGGGAGTTTGATATGATGAAGAAGTTGGTTTTGGCTATGGGTTTTTCGCTTGTGGCATCGGGTGCGCTGGCTGGAGAAATTAACATTCCTCTGCCCGACGACGTGGAAGTAACGGCAAACTCGGTTCTTTATAAATGCGGTGAACAGAACGTTTCTGCCACCTATTATAATGCCGGTGAAAATTCGCTTGTGCAGCTCGAAATGGAAGACGCTTCGGTTATCGCAGCCAATGTGCTTGCGGGTTCTGGTGCAAAATATGCGGGCGGCATCTACATCTGGTGGACCAAAGGCGACAGCGCTGATCTCTATAATCTGATGGATGATCCCGATCAGGAAAAGCCAATCAGCTGTAAAGAAGAGTAGTTTTCTTATAATCAGTACCGATAATGTTTGTAATTCGGCTCAACTTCTTGTGAGGCGCATAAAAAAGCGATAAACCCATTGACTAATTTACTCATGTGGGTTTCGGGCCGAAATGCAAAACAAAAGATACGGAATTATCGGCATCGTGCTGCTCCTTATTCTCGGCGGCGGCGCATATTATTGGACTTCGCTAAAAGATCAGGGGGTTACCCCTGGTTCAGACATAGCCGCGAAGGACCCCGAAACCGGCAGCGCATCCAAACCCGTTGTACCTGAGGCACCCGCGGTATCGCAGGTGCCGGAGAAAACTGTCGAGGTGGAACCGCAAGAGGCTGCATCGCAGCCTGATGCTCAGCCGGTTCAAACAACGTCTGCGCCTGCTAAAACGCCGGTGTTTGATATTTTGCGCGTCGAAGCCGATGGTTCCGTTGTGATTGCAGGACAGGCAGCGCCCAATGCTGACGTTGAGATTATTTCTGGCTCCAGGGTATTGGGGACAGCCAAGGCGGGAGCGAACGGCGATTTTGCAATCGTTCTCGATCAGCCGCTTTCACCGGGCGATCATCAGCTTGTGCTGCGCGCAGGCGGTGATGGTGCCAATGTTGCGACTTCGGCGCAGACAGCAATCGTATCCGTACCAGATAACAGCAATGGTCAGGTTCTGGCGCTCGTTGAAGAGCCGGGTCAGGCCAGCCGCCTGATCACCAAGCCGGACGTGTCGGCACCGCAGGAGGCATCGTCGACGGAAACTGGAGAGCAGGCGCCAAAGGCTCAATCGCCCGTTGATGCACCGATTGCCATTGAGGCGGTGGAAATCGAAGGCAATAAAGTTTTCGTTGCAGGCAACGCAAAGGGTGGCAGCACGGTTGTCGTCAATGCAAACGATATTCTGCTTGGCTCAAGCCAAATTTCGCCGGAAGGTCGCTTTTTGGTACAGAGCCAAAAGTCGCTTGCGGTGGGGGATTATATCATCCGCGCCGATTTGCTTGATGGCAGTGGTCGGGTGATTGCAACCGCGCGCGTCCCGTTCCGTCGCGAGGCTGGGGAGAATGTCTCCGCCGTTGCAACGGGGGCGGGCGCGCAGACTGCAAGTGCACAGGATGCTGAAGGCGGGACACCTTTGCAGAAGGTGGATGGCTCGGTGATTATCCGCAAGGGTGATAATCTCTGGACGATCTCCAAGCGTACTTATGGTCATGGCATGCGCTACACCACGATCTATCTTGCCAATCGTGATCAGATCCGCAACCCGGACCTTATCCTGCCGGGTCAGGTGTTTGTCATGCCGCAACAACCGCTCGCCGATGATGAAGTGCAGCGCCGCCTGCACGATTCTTCAAACTGATATAAACGCGTTATCTCCATTTCGTGAACGCAGTGTCCTTTAGAAAGAACACTGCACAAACTTGCTAGTTATAGTATAATCGTATATCGTCGATTTACGATGAGTATCTCCCTAAAAATAACGACCCACCCTGTTTCGGGCATGGATGATGAGGATGCTGCGCGCATTTATGCAGCGCTTGGCCATCCAGTGCGTATCCACATTCTCCGTCAGCTGATTTTTGAGGATGCTTGCTGCTGCAAAGATATTGTCGGTCGTCTTGACCTTGCGCAGTCCACCGTGTCGCAGCATCTCAAGGTTCTCGTCCAGGCTGGCCTTATTGACTATCGGCCCGACCGCCAGACATCGCGCTATAGCGTAAACTGGCAGCAATTGACCAAAATTCGTTCGCATCTTGCAGCCTTCAGCAATGGCTGCTGCGAAAAACCTGTCTGATCTGAAAGAAACACCATGAGTGCCCCCAAAACTGTTTCTGCCGACTCCGGCGAGACGCTTAAAACCTTGCGAAATCTGTGGCCCTATATGTGGCCGTCTGAACGCCCCGATCTGCGTATGCGCGTGGTGTGGGCGACATTCTATCTGGTGATTTCCAAAATTGTGCTGATCCTTGTTCCCTATTTCTTCAAATGGGTCACGAATGCGCTGAACGGTCAGCTCGATGCAGCCGATTATATTCCGCTCTTTCTTACCGGTGCGGTGATGCTTGTGCTGGCCTATAATGCGGCCAAGATCATTCAGGCGGGACTCAATCAGCTGCGCGATGCACTGTTTGCCAGTGTCGGGCAATATGCCGTGCGCCAGCTTGCCTATAAAACCTTCGTGCATATGCACCAGCTCTCATTGCGCTTTCATCTGGAACGGCGCACGGGCGGGCTGTCGCGTGTGATCGAACGCGGCACCAAAGGTATCGAAACAATTGTCCGTTTCACGATCCTCAACACGCTGCCAACCATTCTGGAATTTGCGCTGACGGCGGTGATTTTCGCCTTCGCTTATGGCTTCTCCTATCTGTTGGTCGTGGCTGTTACGGTCGTTGCCTATACCTGGTTCACGATTAAAGCGAGTGACTGGCGCATCAATATCCGTCGCGAGATGAATGACTCCGATACCGATGCAAACACCAAAGCGATCGACTCGCTGCTTAATTTTGAGACGGTCAAATATTTTGGCAATGAGACCATGGAAGCCAAGCGCTTCGATGCGTCAATGGCGCGTTATGAAGATGCGGCGACCAAGACATGGACCTCGCTCGGCTGGCTTAACTTTGGGCAGGCTGTCATCTTCGGCGTGGGTATGGCGATTGTCATGGTGATGTCGGCGCGCGAAGTGCAGGCAGGTACGCAGTCGCTCGGTGACTTCGTTTTCATCAATGCGATGTTGATGCAGCTTTCCATTCCGCTCAATTTCATTGGCTTCATCTATCGCGAAATCCGTCAGGGCCTCACGGATATCGAGCAGATGTTCGACCTTCTGGATGTGCAGCAGGAAGTGCAGGACAAGCCAACAGCAGCGCCGCTGAGCGTGGATAAGGGTGCAATCCGTTTCAACGATGTGCATTTTGCCTATGATGCAAATCGCCCGATCCTCAAAGGCGTAAGCTTTGAAGTACCTGCGGGCAAGACCGTGGCGATTGTCGGCCCATCCGGTGCGGGCAAATCCACGATCTCGCGTCTTCTGTTCCGTTTCTATGATGTCCAGTCAGGTTCCGTCACGATTGACGGACAGGACCTGCGCGACGTGACACAGGAAAGCTTGCGTAAAGTCATCGGCATGGTGCCGCAGGACACGGTGCTGTTCAACGATACGATTGCCTATAATATTCGGTATGGCCGCACCGATGCAACCGACGATGAAGTAGAAAAGGCAGCCGAAATGGCGCAGATTTCCCAATTCATCAAACACCTGCCGGAAGGTTATCAGGCGATGGTGGGTGAGCGCGGACTGAAGCTTTCAGGCGGCGAGAAGCAGCGCGTGGCGATTGCACGCACGATCCTGAAAGCACCGCCAATTCTTATTCTCGATGAGGCTACATCGGCGCTGGATACTGCGACGGAGCAGGAAATCCAATCGGCGCTTGATATTGTCAGCCGTGGTCGCACAACGCTGGTTATCGCGCACCGTCTGTCGACTGTGATCAGCGCCGACGAAATTATCGTACTGAAAGATGGCCTGATTGCCGAGCGTGGTACGCATCGCGATCTGCTCTTGCAGGATGGACTTTACGCGTCGATGTGGAGCCGCCAGCGCGAAGCGGATGAAGCAGAAGAACGCCTGCGTCAGGTTCGCGAGAATGACGATATGGGCATCGTCAGCCGGGGCGTTCCGGCTGCGGAGTGAGGTGGCTTACGCCATCTCACAGCTTTGAACCCAATTATGGGATAACTTACAGTTAAAAATTCTTGTATTTGAATTAAAATAAAAAATCCAATATTTTAAGGATTTTTATCTTGTTCATAGGGCGCAGTAATTTTTTATCCTCTAGCTATTATTCAATGAGTAATATTTTAAGAAGTAAATCAAACGAATTTCGTTATTTTAACGAAACTAAATACATTCCATATGTAAAAAAATTGGATAACAATCCAACAATTGTTGAGAAAATACAAGATTTTTATTTCGAAAAAGACTTAAAGGAGAGTTATCAAATATATAATGGTAATTATGTTAAATCAAAATTTATTGCAGAAAAGAAGATTAAATTTACATATGGATTCAAATATATAGAAGGTGGTGATCAGTATAGCGATTTTATTTATTATGATCATTATAAGGGGTTCAAAAGGCTTAATATTCAGTTGCATGGAAATTTTATTGATAGTGAAGAAGGGGGGTACGGCGTTGTCGCTGTCGGTGGGCACAGTTACAGTCATGTAAAGGTTATAGATATTGCAAAAGATGCTGCTAAATATGAGGATTTCGATTGTATCCGTATGCTTACCTGTCACTCCGCAGACGGTGGTGTAAATTCAATAATAAGCAATGTTTCTCGCGCATTGCAGAAGCCAGTGAAAGGCTATGTGGGAGAGGTTGATAGATACAATCCTGTGCGCCTGTCTATGGTCAATGGAGGAAGTGGCGCCATAAATGGAAGGTTAGGACGATCGAATATTGTCCATCGTTACTTCGATACGCCTGGTCTCGATCTTTATGTTCGCAAAGGAAAGACGGTTATGGCCGGATTTGAATATTTTTAATTTATTGGAATAATTTCTATTTTTAGAATGATCGGGAGGTGAGTTGCATTATGTCTTAGAGCCTGTTCCAAAAAGGATTGAGCGATTTCAGTAGGTTATGATTCAATCGGATAGCTTACATTCGATGGAGATCATGATGGCCTGGACTGCAACCGCTCGGCCACAATATGGACGACGCAACGCGCGTTATGCAAGCGATTTAACGGATGCGGAATGGACTGTCATCGAACCGATGATGCCTGCACCGGGCCGTCTCGGACGCCCTCGCAAGACGGATTTGCGAGAGGTGGTAAATGCGCTGCTTTATATTGCTTCATCAGGTGGCGCATGGCGGCTTTTGCCCACGGACTTCCCACCATTTTCCACGGTGCAAAAGTATTTCTATCGATGGCGAGATGAAGGGATGCTGCGCACGATCAACAACGCGCTCGTGATGACAGCACGCGAGTTGACCGTAAAGCAGCCCAGCCCTACCGCTGGCGTGATCGATAGCCAGTCAATAAAAAGCACGGAAAGTGGCGGAATACGGGGCTTTGACGCGGGAAAAAAGATCAACGATCGCAAGCGTCATATTGTGGTTGATACCCTCGGCTTGATGGTTGGCCTGGTGATCCATTCTGCGGGTATTCAAGACAGAGATAGTGCACCTGATGTCTTGAAAACCATCCTCAAACGCTGGCCGTGGTTACGGCATATCTTTGCTGATGGTGGATACGCGGGACCCAAGCTCAAAGGCAGGCTGGAAAAGGTCGGAAAATTTACGCTGGAAATCGTCAAACGATCCGATCACGCTGAGGGCTTCAAACTCTTACCACGCCGATGGGTGGTCGAGCGGACGTTTGCATGGCTGGGACGTTGCCGTAGATTGGCCAAAGATTTCGAGAAAACCATCGTTTCGGCTGAAGCCTGGGTCTACATCGCAAACATCCGCCTGCTCACCCGGCGCATCGCAAGAGCCTGATATCGTTACATTCATTATGATTCAGGCTCTAAGGGAGGCATGAGGACTAACGTAGATTCTCGTGGTTTCGTAAGGAAAAACTCTTATGGTGAAGATGTTGGGAGGGTCGTTGTAGGTGGCCACGAGCTTTTCGGGGATGAGCTAGCAAATTTGTTGCAGGGTTTTAGAAATGAATTACCATTCGAAAGCGTCAGGCTTATTGCTTGTCATTAAGGTGAGGGAGGTAGAAATTCTTCAATTAGTGAATTGTCAGGCGCGTCGAAGGTGCCAGTTAAAGGGTTTGAAGGTAATATAGTCGGTCACGATGAACGTTACATCAGTAGTTTTGCAAACAAGTTCGGTACTGAAAACTCTAAGAGCATTTTAAAGAAAGAACAAATGTTTGGAAGGTGCTAAGGCGTCAAAGAAGTGCTTAAAGGTAGCGGTCGTTGTGCGCGGTAAGGAAGAATGGCGATGGTAGGGATTGAATTTTTCTGAATGTGCTCTTGTGCTGAGAGCTGTCACGAACCCTTACAGTCGTGAATAAATTGCGAAATACGTTTTGATTTTGAGCTGGATGAGGTAAAACCGGGCCGAACGTTGCATCGTGTCGATGATCAGGCGATATCCTGGGTAAAGCGACGCGCATAAAATTCACTAGAACGCATGGTGTGTCCGCGAGACTTGCCTCGTTCCAGAAGGAAAACCGATGAGCCTGTCTGATACAATCCGTAACACTTTCGTGCCGATCCATCGTGAAGGCTATCCGTTTATCGCGGCGTTTTTCGTGGTTTCGCTCATTCTGGGCTGGCTATGGGAACCGCTTTTCTGGATTGGTCTGGTGCTGACCATCTGGTGCATTTATTTTTACCGTGACCCAGAACGCGTGACGCCAATCGCGGATGATCTGGTGATCAGTCCGGCTGATGGCAAGGTATCTTTCGTTGGTCCGGCTGTGCCGCCCGCGGAACTGGAACTCGGTGCAGAGCCGCTAATGCGCGTTTCCGTGTTCATGAATGTGTTTTCGGTTCACATCAACCGCG
This genomic stretch from Brucella pseudogrignonensis harbors:
- a CDS encoding MliC family protein, coding for MKKLVLAMGFSLVASGALAGEINIPLPDDVEVTANSVLYKCGEQNVSATYYNAGENSLVQLEMEDASVIAANVLAGSGAKYAGGIYIWWTKGDSADLYNLMDDPDQEKPISCKEE
- a CDS encoding class I SAM-dependent RNA methyltransferase, with the translated sequence MTTQVTIRSIGAGGDGVANLPDGQLFVPFTLPGEVANVAREKNRGTVMALLEISDERQDPSCQHFEECGSCALQHWQDEPYRAWKRDLVVSALKGRGLDVDVEPLVACQPQSRRRATFAARKTEKGMLLGFNRHQSHEIIDLVECAVTVPEIIAHLDDLREVGALIAPGSKPFKLTATVTASGLDLAASGCGKLSDEQRRALTALIMKKGFARLSHEGEIIVEPKKPIIHFGKVPVPVPPGCFLQATIEAEEAMVSLVQAHLGKAKRVADLFCGVGTFALRIAEKSAVHAIENDAPALAALDRGVRHVQGLKPVSVERRDLFRRPLMPKELLPYDAVVFDPPRAGAEEQAQELAKSKVGKVVAISCNPVTLARDLAILVKGGYRITRVTPIDQFLWSPHVEAVATLVKK
- a CDS encoding TlyA family RNA methyltransferase, whose protein sequence is MSEQSPDNRPRLDQLLVDRGLFATRSRARDAIQRGTVKVDGKPITKPGQNVLRTAELTVDDPASAYVSRGALKLIAALDHFNLNVNGLNALDIGASTGGFTQVLLERGANHVVAIDVGHDQLHPTLRNDLRVTNKEGVNARALEFSHLDGRDIGCVVSDVSFISLKLALPPALAFAQKDAICALLVKPQFEAGREAIGKGGILRDPQDGERIAEELKAWLETQPGWRALGLCPSPIEGGDGNREYLLAGKKDL
- a CDS encoding TIGR00730 family Rossman fold protein, yielding MSQIRSICVYCGSSTGLNPIYREAGLTLGRSLAEHDIRLVYGGGTRGIMGAVAQGVMEAGGEVTGIIPTFLLDKEASLEKAQELTELIVVGDMHERKHLMFQKSDAFVTLPGGIGTVEEIVEMMTWAQLGKHRKPMVFANINNFWQPMLTLLEHMTTEGFIHTAHQVKPLVIDDAKDIVPAILAANGRAHEGDPKIIEKM
- a CDS encoding aspartate/glutamate racemase family protein, yielding MKTIGLIGGMSWESSQEYYRIINREVRTRLGGTHSAKSLMWSMDFAEIEHLQHQGKWDELTTLMIEAAQNLEKGGADFILICTNTMHKMAADIESATSIPLVHIADPTAEKIKAAGFSKVGLLGTAFTMEQDFYKGRLAAKYGLEVLTPDDADRKTVHDIIYQELVVGDVRDTSREEYRAVINRLVERGAEAIILGCTEIMLLIGQTDSPVPVFDTTRLHAEAAVDWALR
- the dxs gene encoding 1-deoxy-D-xylulose-5-phosphate synthase; the encoded protein is MSRPITPLLDKAPTPEALRALPEQDLPKLAEELRAELVDAVSTTGGHLGAGLGVVELTIALHHVFDTPHDRIIWDVGHQAYPHKILTGRRDRIRTLRQENGLSGFTKRAESEYDPFGAAHSSTSISAGLGMAVAADLSGEKRNVIAVIGDGSMSAGMAYEAMNNAGALDARLIVILNDNDMSIAPPTGAMSAYLARLVSGKTYRSVREAAKQVAKKLPKFLQDKARKSEEFTRAFFTGGTLFEELGFYYVGPIDGHNLDHLLPVLKNVRDAQEGPVLIHVVTQKGKGYAPAEAAADKYHGVTKFDVITGKQSKPPANAPSYTKIFGTSLIEEARHDDKIVAVTAAMPTGTGLDLFGEVFPKRTFDVGIAEQHAVTFAAGLASEGYKPFCAIYSTFLQRGYDQVVHDVSIQNLPVRFPIDRAGLVGADGPTHAGSFDTGFLAALPGFVVMAASDEAELRHMVRTAAEYNEGPISFRYPRGDGVGVELPERGSVLEIGKGRIVREGTKVALLSFGTRLQECLGAADELAAAGLSTTVADARFAKPLDHDLIRRLAREHEVLVTIEEGAAGGFAAHVLQFLATDGLLDRGLKVRVLTLPDSYQDHAKPEVMYANAGLDRAGIVRIVFAALGREEIAAPFRA